In Deltaproteobacteria bacterium, a genomic segment contains:
- a CDS encoding cell envelope integrity protein TolA, with the protein MDYITPSNEKWTLALVLALAIHVLVAGFAAFGVDRWRRYEPVMASSTVRLVDPKSLSPVPGPSHPARPPQTRTPAAQKEHPRPSPPAVEAKAPKSEPMVQIPEKKPEPKPAPKPEPKPEPKPEPKPAPKPEPKPEPKPEPRPEKKQVSVKTEPERPLKKEEKPKPPPEKPAEGPSSPKNEQKLLSERLKSIQENVAEKQADEMLKERLSSIQGKADEEMLNERLLALRGKVGDVGEDVPPGGEKGPAGSSEFCNIYPCTELYDRIREAWILPEQLLDTKNLVCVVVIVLDQNGTVLNASFEKRSGNPVFDQSAIKAVREARRLPPLPRALGMGPVEIGIRFRPGEVGT; encoded by the coding sequence ATGGATTACATCACCCCTTCGAACGAAAAATGGACCCTTGCGCTGGTGCTGGCGCTTGCCATCCATGTCCTTGTGGCAGGGTTCGCCGCCTTCGGCGTGGACCGATGGAGACGCTACGAGCCGGTCATGGCCTCCTCCACTGTGAGGCTGGTGGATCCCAAAAGCCTCTCCCCTGTCCCCGGGCCATCACACCCGGCCCGTCCTCCCCAGACCAGGACCCCGGCGGCACAGAAAGAGCACCCACGTCCGTCTCCGCCTGCTGTGGAGGCAAAGGCACCCAAGTCGGAACCCATGGTCCAGATCCCGGAAAAGAAACCCGAGCCAAAGCCTGCGCCCAAACCCGAACCAAAGCCTGAGCCCAAACCCGAGCCAAAGCCTGCGCCCAAACCCGAACCAAAGCCTGAGCCCAAACCCGAACCCAGACCCGAGAAGAAACAGGTATCTGTCAAGACCGAACCTGAAAGGCCTCTGAAAAAGGAGGAGAAACCAAAGCCCCCGCCCGAAAAACCAGCTGAGGGGCCTTCTTCCCCCAAGAACGAACAGAAACTCCTTTCCGAACGCCTCAAGTCCATACAGGAAAATGTCGCAGAAAAACAGGCTGATGAGATGCTCAAGGAAAGGCTCAGCTCCATACAGGGAAAGGCGGATGAGGAGATGCTCAATGAGAGGCTCCTCGCCCTACGGGGAAAGGTCGGAGACGTAGGTGAGGACGTACCCCCAGGCGGCGAGAAAGGCCCTGCGGGAAGCAGTGAATTCTGCAACATCTATCCCTGCACAGAACTCTACGACCGCATCCGCGAGGCATGGATCCTTCCTGAGCAGCTCCTTGACACAAAGAATCTCGTCTGCGTCGTGGTGATAGTCCTCGACCAGAACGGGACCGTCCTTAACGCGTCCTTTGAAAAAAGATCAGGAAATCCCGTCTTCGACCAGTCCGCCATCAAGGCCGTGCGCGAGGCCCGCAGGCTACCGCCGCTGCCCCGGGCCCTTGGCATGGGCCCAGTGGAGATCGGGATCAGATTCCGTCCCGGTGAGGTGGGAACATGA